Within Raphanus sativus cultivar WK10039 unplaced genomic scaffold, ASM80110v3 Scaffold4970, whole genome shotgun sequence, the genomic segment GTCGGCGTTAATGGCTGAGGCCCTCGCCATCCGTTCCGCGGTGATGCATGCCGCTTTGTTAAACATAAAATCTCTGATGATACTGTCTGATTCCCTATCTTTGGTTCAATTGCTGAAGGAAGGAGGATCGGTTCCAGCATTGTTTGGCATTTTGTTTGACATCTACCACTTTAGCTCTACTTTTTATGTTATTTCCTTTTCGTATGTTCCTCGATTGAGCAATATTATGGCTGACTCGGTGGCAAAGTCAGCTCTTCTATTGCTTAACTCCACCTCCTTCA encodes:
- the LOC108832700 gene encoding uncharacterized protein LOC108832700 codes for the protein MEIILKAITDAREWQQAQDLAEKPSSQLPLISSRFGSPRQAPSSTMTICNVDGAWDPSTKNCGFGGVFSGWRPHREIEPLQASHRFVSSALMAEALAIRSAVMHAALLNIKSLMILSDSLSLVQLLKEGGSVPALFGILFDIYHFSSTFYVISFSYVPRLSNIMADSVAKSALLLLNSTSFNGV